Genomic window (Argopecten irradians isolate NY chromosome 13, Ai_NY, whole genome shotgun sequence):
ttgaaaatattaaacaaatgatAGAGTTTCAGCTGTTTAACTCTAAATGTTACATTAAGCATATTGAGTTGTTCAATTTCAACATGGGTAATTCGTGTTCTAGGTTCAAGCTCTGATATAATAATTTGTAGTTTTTGTTTGAGACCTTTTGTAAGCCCTTCAAATCAGGATGTACATTCACATGCATAGTCAAAGCGGCATTAAATGCTGTTCCTATACAAAACAAATCAGCTGCTGGTTTACTTTCAGGATAATGTTATTCACAGTTTGTTCTCCAAATAAATCTAAAACCACACGGAGATATTTTACTTTGGATCTATAGTAAACTACAGACTACAGCAAGGGTGATATCAGGGAGGATTGTCATTTTCCCTTGAGGTCCAAAAAGGATACTCTCCGTTTTACCCAAGTGAAGGGATAATTTATTGTCTACGAGCAAATCCTTACAAGAATATAACACTTTAGATAATATTTGAGATATAACTAGAGGATCTCTGTGTGAAAATATTATTGCACAATCATcgacatataaaaaaaacttgcaTTCCGAATTTATACTAACTGGCacattataaacattgataagGAATACTAGAGGTCCCAGTAAACTCCCTTGGGGTAACATGGTTAGCCTCAAAGTTTGTTCCATTTACGTTGACTATTTGCTTTCtgttttttaaaataggaattgAACCACCCAACCGATTCAATCCCTATCATTTCGAGTTTTTCCACACATGATATCATGGTCAACGTTGTCAAATGTTTGGGACCTTCTGTGGTCAACCAGGTGAATGAGACATGAATCGGTAGAGAACGAATTTTGGAAGCCTGATTGAAGctcatataaaatattgtttgatttcaaatatgtttcCAGTTGCTTATATACAAATCTCTCTAAAATTTTGGAAACTGTATTAAGAATGCTAACTGGTCTGTAGTTATCTGCGTTCAACCTATCTTTCTTTTTGACAAGTGGTTTAACTTTCGCAAATAAGAAGATAAAGACGGTTTATTCTCTTATATTTTCCATGTATGAACGCAGCATATAAATTACTGAAGATTGTACCCTGGATATTTTTTCTCTGTCTAACAGGATTGCTGCTTGATTAtggatttaaaaacaaaattgtctgACAGATAATGATCCCATGGTAACAATGATATGACTGCCGATtgaaatttcagtaaaaaatggacgttatttcaaaatggctacccTGGTTGGACCTGAAGGACCACATTTTATCTATCTAGTGATACATGTGAATCTTTAGTTTTAACTAGTTATTGAACATGATGTTATATGACTTTTCGATTGATGATTAAACCAAACCGATGCTGCTTAACAGATATTTTTTACCTTCTGTGCGAATTTTGAATGTGACGGTCAGCATCTTCCCTACGCCGTTACTGATGTTAACGTGACTGTGGATGTATCCCTCCGCGGACGTGATCAGGACGGATCCCTGGACAGTATATGTATAGCTGTTATTCTGTACTATAGACGTATCCATCACACCAGTAGACCATCGTATAGTGGGTGACGGGTTCGCAATCACAATTGCATCAAGTGGAATTGCCTGGCCTCTCTTTCCCGTCAATCTAATTATACTGTCACACGAATACCTTCTGCGGGGTGTACCTGAAgatgtaaaacataaatattcttattattgttttgtttcaataaacTATTTTCAATTGATTATTATCCCCCCATTCTATTCTTATTCTATTATGGTACATTTCAAATCTAATAGCATTGAatatatgttaatgatttatatctTGGTAAAGTTTATTTCAAACCGATTCAGTAAAGaacatattttctaaatttcTAAATTTCAGTTCGTCtattaaattatgtattttagaCTTACATGTGACCTGAAGTCCAAACCGTATCTCGGAAGGATTCTGAGTGACTGCATTGCTcgctatgacgtcataggtCCCTGTGTCGTCACACTGGAGATTGTCTAATACCAAGTCATATCCTCCAGTAACACCATTGATATCTGTCCacgtgatcacgtgattgtgacGTATTAGGGTGACGTTAGGATTTGGGTTACTGTCTACCTCAACATTGAGTACCAGACTATCAGCCTCATGGAGTCTGATGACGTCATTAGGGATGACAGGGCGCAGTTCCTCAGTTTCATTTTGGTACCTTAGTTTTGTGATTCGGGCAGGAACTTGGAGAACATAGATTGGATACATGAATGGTTTTCAACATTAACGATATGAAATACAGACATGTATTATGTAAGGCAATTGTCAGATAACCAGTGAATGTTTCACGTGTGGAATACATGGTTTGGATACATCAGTGGTTTACAACATTAACGATATGAAATAcagaaatgttttatgttaGGCAGTTGTCAGATAACCAGTGAATGTTTCACGTGTGGAATACATGGTTTGGATACATAAATGATGTACCGTATAAACGTCCTAAATTGTGATAAGCATTAAAGGTCCAGTACCTTTAAAtcaaaagtttcttaaaaacataacaataaagTAAGAAGACATCTATCGTTGGCCTATGATGATGTTACaactcaaaacaaaaacaatatccTGTGTAGTCTATGTTACCAGAACGctattttgccgtctggcgcagagaTAGTCTACTAACGGCTTTAATTAGGACGATGGCGggaacataagacgacccgcatTATGAAAATCAACATCTAATCTATTTTAAAGTCAAATTAGTTGTCCATCAGGTGTTGATTAGTGTATTATCAACGCAATTTTACCTTATCAACCTCGTTATATATACCTGTTTTTAGAACTGAAAACCGTTTTTGGaaggtagtaggcctttaaCTAAGGAATTTGTGATATTTCCAGTAAATGAGTTATTTCGGCCTCATTACAAAGTTAATAGTGTTGTATGATCAGCATTGCCATCAATAAAGCCGTGATACGTTTTTTTTACGTTGACAATTGATATCAAtagtcatttttttctttataaaataaatatacatgcatCAATGTATTCCATTGAGTAAGAAATATGTCTTTGCACTATATAACGTTTCAAAACATTCTGCAAAAATACCATACTCACAGCGAGGTTTTAGAACGAACTCGGCACTGTCCTCTGAGGGTGGCCCGCTGTACCCTTCTGTCGCCTCTCTCGTCTGACAGGTAAACATGTTGTACCTGTCCCTCATAAGTACTGGAGTGATAACGAGGCTTGTGTCCTTGACATTAAACCTAGTGTCGGTAATAGAACTTCCGTTAAGTTTCCATGTGGACGTCATCCTCAAGCCGTGGTTGTCCGGCTTACTTCGTGATACTGACGATGCACACTCTAGATCTACAGTCTCGTTAACAAGAGGCAAAGTCTCGGAGGATGTAATTGTCGGCACTGTCGGTGTGTCTGAAAATCAAGtcaatatatactatataacacGAAGTCTCCGTTTAGTTTATTTTTTGGTGTTTTCGTAATTGCTATATATGGAAGCAGATATATAAAAAGCATCAGCAATAGGAAATAATCTAGAACCTCCCTCAGAGTAACGAGCGCTAAAAACCAAAGGTGAGACGGCGTTAAGCATTACACATTGATGGCAAAAGCACACAAGCTTATCAGTAGGTTAATGGCAATAGCTAGAGCTTagttactccaacaatgttagaggtatagcacgacgagatacttttggaacattacgtcgtaTCTAAACTCTAACTTCCGACAGACCATTTACCCGAATGTTTGGATTGTGACATTATAAAACgtttcaatcatatttaaatagtcgtcaatgtcaaatacctacctctttttcatagattaacatgtattttaacaaaatcaatCTCCTATCGTAAAttttcatgacccagacaaacTTCATGTTGATAGCAATCCGGCCGGTGAAAAGAAAACACGATTTGCAAAGTCCATAAATCGCTTGATTTGCCTTTACCTTTACTTGTATTCTGCCCGCTTGAATTAACGTtccgttttttgtagtaaccagccgccatatttaaaactaggtcaaaatgttacggaGAGGATTAATCATATCTAATACGCTAAAATGCTATTTCACGAGACCCAAGTTATGGTTTTACtagataaatgggataattaatacctaaactgtaagtacacatcaatgttatcacCGTTAGaacattaaatattgattttattgcattttcCTTCCGCCTTTATCCGACatcggaagctgcatcaaagaaatatgCCTTTAATGGAGCGGATAaggtcattttttatataatcgttcaaagtttgaagaaagaatgaaattttgcatatcGTATCTTTAGGACataaggtttcaggaaaaaGATGGACCCAAAAAATCACGGCccctggcggccgccatattggttttcaaaatagCCGTCACAAACCACCTTCTGCGACCCATATCTcacgttctataccagctagGCCTAAATTCTAAACGTCTACACCCATATTGACAATTAGGAACATCCTGTGAATcttaaacttcatgtagaaggaccgccattttgtatttcaagatggctgccaactttgcgagctatatctgtatataatacatCTAATGGCTAATTTAACTTTAACCAAATAAACACATTCAAATGTAGTGAgagtatttataattttgtagtgtttgatacatcaatagttttattgttatttaaacTTCAAAATGACCACCAtttaaaaatccaaaatggaCGTTTGAATTAAAGTTGTCTCAGTAAGTAAAAGTTAAAATGTTGATACATATGAGATGCCTTGAATGAACTTGGAATAAATCCCTAAATTGCAACTCTATAGGCGtcaacaaattatcatttttcgTGTGCTTCATCAAGTCCTCAATTGGAGGGAGggcgttataattgtacctgctgcccctattgtacgagcgtaaaaggcgactaaatttaggatcttatattttctgttcttcctaaatgactttatggttcctaatgcctcccttggcaccgcctcacttttgaccttgagttgagcgttcgcccttgtaaGGAAGGATCTGGGTTCTGTCaactggccgagacacaccaaagtctataaaagtggtagtttctgctccgacttagcgctcagcaaacaaggagtgggacgactggttcgtcgttgtcagtataaagtgaccggatgggatgtgttgcttggtgtcttcggcggcatgcttcagtaatatagcactataaaaagggcaacagttccactatacaagaggacacaacacgaacataccgtagtctctaAAACACGCACCTAACACTTCACACACGCCACACACTAAATATATGGAAGGctttccttaaatgaccctggctgctaataggacgttaaaataatcaaacaaacaaacaaacaaacaaacgtcaATTGGAACATCTTCAAAGTAACAAATCAGCAGTGATTGGCCGAAACTCTCTCCATCTGTGGATTACACCCAGCTCTTACCTTGTCGCTTCTACTGCGATCAGTCGGGCGCCTTCTCTCCTGTTTTGATAGTACATCTACAGCTGATTACTGTCACTGCGCATTCCTTTTAATGTTGGAAATAGCTTTTAAGTTGAACATGCAGGAAACAGGAACACCATCTCCGACAttctagggtactgatattttcTACCAATCCTTTATACTTCGGCTTCCTACTTTCAAATCCCTCCTCAAAGTTTAAGTTATCCATAACTACGGCAAGAGTTGATGATTTAgatccccaaaagcatatgtcggcctataagagagccgaaatctagggatcgtatattcctggttttgaataaagcgcctgcAATCACCGCCATgctcagtgacttcgggttttgtcggattcttAATCGTATCACGGggctgacgttcgacacgacctgcacgtggtgagccaggtaagtAACGTaggcgcacatgtgtttgtttatgttttacttctggctaatatgagcaaatcatgctggtatatttccacagattgagtattagaaacatccaatttacacattgccgtaaaatattgtgtatcaaatattgtaatgtgggagcattattttctttgtagatagagtcttcTAAGGTCGAACACATCTTTTGTttaatatgaaaaattgttgagattttctcttggtttcataactctcgttttacttcgagattgtcgcgacgatgttcggaagagttcggaatgactCGGCATCTTTCGAACCTAATTTTTACGTGTACATATACTCCCATGGCTATCTTCGCAAGGACGTGTTTGTGGTTAATTTCTAGGGCCGCTACTGTCAAATTAATAAACGTACCACAAGGTATCATGTCAGAACCGGTAGACATTCAAGATTTTCTCCGATTATTATAGAGGGAATATCTTCCCTTGAATCCACAAAATTTCTGAGGACGCGGTTGACGGCCGGACATGAACGTAGTTATGTAATATGAGTGCGGCCATCTCATCCATGAAGCCTTCTTTGGTAGACGAATCCCAAATGACTCTGCATTTAGTATTTTTGTTTGCAGGCCTGATATTAAGGTGAATCTCCATTCTAATTTTAAATGATTCAAACCATATAGAAAAACGAAACAATATTAAGATGAGGTCAGTCAATACGGTTTTTAGGTTTAAGGTTAATTCTATTGATATATTCTCAATATCCACATGATTTGATTTTGCCTTCAATTGTACTTACCAGTAACGACTATAAGAGTCCCTCCCAGTACAATATCTCCAGATATTATTTTAGTGTAGTAATACCCAGCATGTGTCACGTGTGTACTGTCTATCTCCAGTTCAGCGTACTCTGATGCGAGACGGACACTTACACCGTCCTCCGTGGTATTGTCTCCGTCAATTTCTCCGTAAAGGAATTGGTAAAGGGTCCTTGTGTTAAGGGCAACGACAGATATTGCCGTGTTGGGTGGCTTAGGCAGCATTAACCTCGTAATATCACCTTCACTTATGTAAGTAGCAGGATCTattgtaaacaattttaaaatcattaaaaataaaaaaaaaatgtcaaaaataaaaatgcatgGCAAATCTTTTACCAGAGTGCAAAGACATGCTGTATCAGTATTaaaaatataaggttttaaaaccgaaaaaaaaatccgcTGAGAATCATAGTCGTTACATTTATTCGAAAATATACCAATATCCTTTGTAAAGCAAtgtatgattttaaaaaaaaaaaaagaagtcaaagaaattaatataaaaaagtcTTCATTCTGTTATAAGACATTCTTAAATGTGacaatattatgtaatgttatgtTTCAAAGAAAGTaagaaaatgatattaaaactGTTGACTTTTGTAGACTTACCCGTGGTTATATTTACCATGACTGAGCCACTGACTATGCCATTAATCAGTGTTGATACTTTGATCGTGTAGGCCGTGTCTGGTTTGATATCGCTGAatctatacacatatatatctgGTGACAGATAGTCGAAATCCGTAGATTTTCCTGCTTCAGTAACCATGACAAAGTACTGAGAAATCCGCAGTCCGGGTAAAACATCGGGACTGTCCCATGTTACTATGATGGTACCGTCCGCTATGTATACCGCCGACAGGTCAACCGGAGGAACGGATTGTTCTGGCAAATACAAAATCATGATAAAacctatttttttatttatgcatTGAATGTCTTTCGGTTGGTATGCATAGCTAATATGAATTCCAACTTATCAAAAGCAtattccatgaagcgcgctggcggttcatttttaatatacatatgtgAAGTTTGATTACCAGTTTATGATGAAATCGTAAAGACATTGCATATATTACTGCCGTTGAACCCTATCTGTGAACGCCGAAAGTGTAATACAATTACGACAAGTATCAATAGTACATAATCAAATACAAGTATTCCGCGGCGTCGagaatcaaaatgttttctcaTTGGATGGTTCGTTAACAAGGTGGGCGAGGCCCAATAAGACATGAAGGGCACGTGGCTTTATAAATGTATCAGCGAGGACCGATGATATGTCAAcataaacaattataatattCTAAAATTGATCAAATTATCGCTggtgttattttctttatttaagcaataaactgttaccagattgggcATACAGTtaatatgaagcccatccggaaggaagataaatagaatggcgcccgttagggcgccatggatatttatctttcggacggatgggcttcatatcaactgtatgtccaatctggtaacagtttattacttatatttccattacgatcattcaaatttaaaactatacatgtatatcttttgaatttcccGTTTgtgctagtgttgacgtcaccaagttcaataaacggaacagccatagcatcagcttctgaatatagttcaacacaaaacggtttgaaacaagcgaacaaatgaaaattatgcgataatatttttttatacatgctattttgtcaacacgataataccattagatttcatagaccgcacaactttaaaacctcttttaaaaatatttgaccgttatgtataggcgtaagtatacagtgtatacattgtcagtgacgcggcggaaacgtcaaatgttcatacgcttgaccagattggagttcatagccagatattgcccatctggtttaacatagattaaacgggaaactgaaagtagaatggaaatattaattAGTACCCGGCTTAGTTTTCATTATCGACAATATGAATTCGGGAAGGTTAGGAAACTAATGATCTATATATAAAACTTACGCTACCCTGCATGCAGTTCAAGTTTGGAGATACACACATGCAATGTACGTCTCGTAGtactgtacgtacatgtagAAATCTTCATCTTGCATCTTTGGTATTTTTGGTATATTTTGCCTATCATATTCATATCAAATCTaggaaaatgttgtttttttttagcaAATGGGGCTGGTTAGTCTTAGTGACGGGACTTTGTATctggatgattttgaaaggaataTTATCGCTCTATCCAGCGGATGTAGCCGTTTTTAGGAAGATATTctagaaatatgtttttatataagttaaagacagagcataaatgattcccatcatttgagcaataattggtgtttaatcgtatatatatatgtctagttaacacaaaaagtaattttaaataatttatttagtttttggtgcatgcacaatcagtactgcattccatcTAGGACATAACTACCTAATGTGTGTTATTAAACATATCTGTACAAAACATGCAGCTTTCAAACCAGTACACAACAaccaataaaaatcattccgtAAATATGCACAATTCACGTAATTTCATAAAACAATATCTTAATATGCGATATATTCCAACCATTTAGGATGTTGTATCATGAGTATCGGGAACAGGAAGGAGACGTTAAATCGCCattgtgtaacaggagagggagaaaatgtagcggccagaccgggattcgcacccaggaccctccgaacactagtcGAGTggtctaccgactgagctacatGGCCACCGacgatcgacccagtccaatcccgttACTTTAATATAGAAGagcagggaaaatacacatacCTTCGGgcgccccgaccaggaatcgaactcGACTCGCTCCTTTTACAATTATATGTGAATCAGATGATCGTGCATGACATTAATTTCCAAGCTTGAACAGTCAGTTAGTCATAGGTATTTAATAGTGTATGTGAAATTTTCCATCTTGCATTTGATAGCCAAAACATTTTATGTCGATGGATTCTTTGCGAGTAGATATAGACATATCCCTGCAATCCGGCCGTTTTTGAAGCCTACAGAAATACACTCTATAGCTGCTTACTTTCGCCAGAAATAAAATTGCGCTGTTAACTTTACCGTTTTGAATACTCGAGAAGAAAAATTAAGTTATGGGACAAATTGCATGGCGTTTCAATGTAAGACAATGCGCGAACAATTCTCTCCCCGAATTACTGTTAATCGAATACCCGCAATGTAAAGTAATTGAATGTTAAATAGCTTGCATGGATTTTCACCGTAAGAATTTGGAATTTGAACTTGCTAAAATGGCCTAAAATGGGGGTTTAAAATCCTTTGTCTCCCTCTAAAATAGGGAGGGTTTGCAAGAATGGTACGCACAATAGCGATTTTTAATTGTAGGTCTTCAAATTAAATCGTCGGTAAGAAAGCACGTAAATAAATTATCGTGGAGACATAGTATCTCAACAAATCAATCCAATCAGATTAGTATGACAAATACTTCAAGCTTGTACACAAAATCTTAATAAACATTTCCTTAAGGTTGATTATCCTACCTTGACATGACGTCGTACAAACAAGCATAAATGACAGCAGGACCTTGAAGGCCGCCATGATGAAATGGACTTTACAGTGGTAGATGCAATGCAGTCTCTTTTTTTAGCcaggaaaaatatatttcctAGAAGAGGTCGAAGTTCGTTTccttt
Coding sequences:
- the LOC138306602 gene encoding uncharacterized protein, which gives rise to MAAFKVLLSFMLVCTTSCQEQSVPPVDLSAVYIADGTIIVTWDSPDVLPGLRISQYFVMVTEAGKSTDFDYLSPDIYVYRFSDIKPDTAYTIKVSTLINGIVSGSVMVNITTDPATYISEGDITRLMLPKPPNTAISVVALNTRTLYQFLYGEIDGDNTTEDGVSVRLASEYAELEIDSTHVTHAGYYYTKIISGDIVLGGTLIVVTDTPTVPTITSSETLPLVNETVDLECASSVSRSKPDNHGLRMTSTWKLNGSSITDTRFNVKDTSLVITPVLMRDRYNMFTCQTREATEGYSGPPSEDSAEFVLKPRFPARITKLRYQNETEELRPVIPNDVIRLHEADSLVLNVEVDSNPNPNVTLIRHNHVITWTDINGVTGGYDLVLDNLQCDDTGTYDVIASNAVTQNPSEIRFGLQVTCTPRRRYSCDSIIRLTGKRGQAIPLDAIVIANPSPTIRWSTGVMDTSIVQNNSYTYTVQGSVLITSAEGYIHSHVNISNGVGKMLTVTFKIRTEGIV